In Aedes albopictus strain Foshan chromosome 3, AalbF5, whole genome shotgun sequence, the genomic window ATGAAGAGCGGTGTATAACCACCTAAATCTTTCCCCTCTCCTCAGAAATCCACCGACTCCAGCAAAGCAAGTTCGGCATCCACGTCACCCGACCCTCCCAGGGTGGCCACGTGATGCAACTCCGGTAGCTTAAGATCTCGTTTCCAATACTTACCCACCGTACCGGCGGAAGTGGACGCGGATGTCGATGTCGATGCTGGCTGCGACTCGTATGCGCTATCATCACGTTGCTTCTGGCCATCCTTGGTGTCATCCGAACTTTCAACCCGATTGAACTCGAAGGCCCGGATTTTGCTCAGGGTTTGCTCGGATAGCGAAGGTTTTTGCTTGCTGCTGGTGGTGGGCTGCGGCTGTGGATTCTCCTCCATAGCGAGAGCTTCCGTGTCGAAGGACATGTCGAAACTAAGCTCCGACGTTTGGCTTACCAGCATGGGATTCGTGGTGGGTTTGTTCGGCGCAGGCCGTTTCAATCGGTATCGTGATTCGAGATCAGGAGTCGTGGATGTGGATGGAGTTTGAGCTGGTCGCTTCAGCTGATAGCGAGATACCATAGGGGAGGCAGTGAATTCACTTTGAGAAGTTTCCGCTATTTGATTCCGAGGCCTTTTGAGGCGGAATCGAGATTCGTCTTCGGCACTCGGTTTCGGATCATTGACAAGCGGTTTCGCAAGAAGTGCATGATTCGTCCTAAACTGAACCGAGTTTCCGGTCATTGACGCTGGTGTTCTGAGAACATCTGAGTTCTCAAACACGCTCATGCTTGAGATAGTGGTCTTGGCACTGACTGGTTGGCGCTCTTCAGGttgatcgtcatcatcatcatcatccagcaGGCTACTCACGTCTAACATGGCTCGGAAGGACTCCTCTCGGGATGCCCTTGATCTTCCACTAGCTGGCGGGAAGTTCGTATCAATCTGGCTGCTCCGAGTAATAATTTCTCGTGAGCCATCGCCAGGCCTCGCCGGTTGGGTAGCTCCACTCAACTGGGACATGAAGTTCTGACGTAAACTGCTGAAAATTTTATCCAATTGATCGTTGTTTAGATTTTCTTTAAGCTTCGGATCCGGTTCGGGGGCAGGTTTTTTCGTCTTTGATTTCTTTGTAGACTCAGGCTGTTTAGGGTCTACCGACTTCTCCATCGATTCCTTACGTATTTTCTTTACGTTGTTCTTACGCATCTGCGTGAAAGAATACTTCGAGTAAAGCTCCCCTTCTACAACAGGTTTTCGACTCATTTCTTCCGGCTCCGGCACCTTGTCCACCGACTGTTCCTTGCTGATATCTTTCCCATTATTGTCCAATTCACTCagtactttttcatcaaacttgaCGATCCTTTGAGTCGACAATGAATCCCACTTATTTGCAGGCGTAGCATTCTCTTTTCTCTTTCTGGCCAAGTCCTTCTGGTACTGTTCTACACGACCCTTGTTAGTTTGCTCCAGCGGTACATCTTTCACAACATCCGAAAGAAGTAGCCGTTCGAGCAGTTCAGCAATTTCCTGAGCCGTCGGTCCTATGGGAAGTTTCTTACGGATCAGATCGGCCGGCGGTAGGATCTTTCCGAAGCCCCAGCTTGACTCCATCAGCTGGATGATGGTGATTGCATCAACGGCGCTGACTTCGTCTCGGAACAATAGACGCGCATGTGCTTGCGACAGGCGGACCAAGCTGTCCAACAGTCGCACGGTAGTCCGCGATGGGTCACGCGATGGGTCCGAGCGGCACAGCTTGTAGTAGGCACCTGTTGGAAGTGAAATAGAATGTgatttagggtcgatttcttcgcCCCCGCATAGGCCTTAactctttgaagccggaattttgcCACACACTCAATCTTGGTTTccctgttcggtaatttattttacggtttttgatcCGCAAAATACAAAAAGTACTGAGTCTTCAGCTTTTTCATTCACTATTACTGATCTTCAGCAATATTTCTTGACGTTTTACTGAATACCGTAACATTGCATACCGATAATTCAGCAAAAATTCAGGTTGCAAGGTTTTGGTAATCAATAGCATAGaagaaagggtagaatatgatgcagaatattcaaactgttcttgagtttatattctatagtctacgggtgtaacggtaacttctttcgttatacaaagctacgatttgtaatctatcatgaccagttgtt contains:
- the LOC109407238 gene encoding DNA helicase MCM9 — its product is MEDYLKQYYDEEITNLLNNPDDLVNVSININLSHLQRKQPSLYNALIRNYRSEWIKWNTCLLNAQKSLVEGNMFLEPGFQIKQNCHVRFVNMPQTVAEAVRKVAFPNNDNVGQFVQVKGSVIRMTQARFLEFKREYTCSRCKNDFVLEAQYEKSYVFDPPRACPMAGETGCKGAPHQKSAQPQPDYCRDYQEIRIQEIMSERNVPASLLVTLENDLVDNCQPGDCVTVVGIIERRWSPLVQGKRTEVTIAMNANSVSKDENKMNLGKDLPEHLVFVRGEWQNTIKEIGELAARDMLVQSFCPEIHGMYPVKLAVALSLASCTERFLGSGASVRGHSHLLLVGDPGLAKSRLLKFASEVSVRSVFTTGMGCSAAGLTAAAVKEDGEWQLEAGALVLADGGVCCIDEFNLMRESDKASIHEAMEQQTISMAKAGLVCKLSTRCVVLAATNPKNLLSMVEMEANSSANLGIGGPLLSRFDLVLILTDDRNEHWDERVANHILALSVVDDTREKFEETTPNGHWDLERLQTHFLAIKDIHPRITDDANTILGAYYKLCRSDPSRDPSRTTVRLLDSLVRLSQAHARLLFRDEVSAVDAITIIQLMESSWGFGKILPPADLIRKKLPIGPTAQEIAELLERLLLSDVVKDVPLEQTNKGRVEQYQKDLARKRKENATPANKWDSLSTQRIVKFDEKVLSELDNNGKDISKEQSVDKVPEPEEMSRKPVVEGELYSKYSFTQMRKNNVKKIRKESMEKSVDPKQPESTKKSKTKKPAPEPDPKLKENLNNDQLDKIFSSLRQNFMSQLSGATQPARPGDGSREIITRSSQIDTNFPPASGRSRASREESFRAMLDVSSLLDDDDDDDQPEERQPVSAKTTISSMSVFENSDVLRTPASMTGNSVQFRTNHALLAKPLVNDPKPSAEDESRFRLKRPRNQIAETSQSEFTASPMVSRYQLKRPAQTPSTSTTPDLESRYRLKRPAPNKPTTNPMLVSQTSELSFDMSFDTEALAMEENPQPQPTTSSKQKPSLSEQTLSKIRAFEFNRVESSDDTKDGQKQRDDSAYESQPASTSTSASTSAGTVGKYWKRDLKLPELHHVATLGGSGDVDAELALLESVDF